The stretch of DNA ATCAGGTTGGTCAGCAGCATCCCGGCCCCGGGTTCGCGGCGCCAGGAAATCTCGAAATAGCTGTCGGGCTTCTGCAATTGCCAGAGCGCGGTGACCGTGGTCAACCGGCCCAATGCCCCGCCCCGCACCAGCGCATGGGCACGGACGATCAGCGGGTTGTGGCGCCGGTGATGGCCCACCAGCACGGGAACACCGCTGCTTTTCACCGCGGCCACCAGTTCGCGCGCTTCATCCAGGTGCACGCCGACCGGTTTCTCCAGCAGCACCGGCACACCGGCCGCCAGGCAATCCAGGGCAGTGCCGACGTGCAGGTTGTTCGGGTTGGCGACTATCACGGCGTCGGGGCGGGCCTGTTCGAGCATCAGTCCATGGTCGGGGTAATACGGCACCTGCCACTGCGCGGCAATCCCGGCGGCTTGCGGGCCGGGGTCAGCCACGGCGCAGAGCCTGGCCTCGGTCAGGGTCTTGAGGTGCTGGTAATGCTGCTGGCCCATGTTGCCGGCGCCGATCAGGGCAATGCGCAAAGGCGAGTCCAAGGCGGGATCCTCTTGTGATTGTTATGGGAACGCGAAATTTCAAATATTTAGAACTCGGTTCCATTTTCATACAAGAGTAAAACGAAATAGTGTCCGATCAGCGAACAGCTTTAAGGCTTGAGATCGTGAAGGCCCTGCGACCAGCGTGGCCCGGGCTTATCGCAGGCTGCGCCAGCGGCTACAGAAAACGGAGGAAACCCTGTAGCCGCTGCCGAGCCCCGCGAGGCTGCGATCGGGCGCGCAGCGGCCGTAAAACAGGCGACCGCATTCAGCCTGTCCCACCGCAGAGGCTGGTTTTGCGGCTCCTGCGGAGCCGATCGCAGGCTGCGCCAGCGGCTACAGGGTCAGCTGAAGAGTTCGGAGGCCTGGCTGGCGGCCGAGAGTTCGTCGGTGAACTTCAACAGCCGCGGCGCCAGTTCATGCAGGCGCGCCAGCGGCATGCGCGCGCTCGGACCGGCGATGCTCAGCACTCCGACCACCCGGCCGTCGACCGGATGACGCACCACCGCGGCCACCGCCGAGGTGCCCACCGCCGAGCTTTCCTCGACCCAGGCGTAGCCCTGTTCCCGGGCCAGGCGCAGGCGTTCGAGCAGTTCGATGTTCGAGCGCGGCGCGTTCGGGCCCAGGTCCGCGGGGATCTCGGCCGCCTGGCGCTCCACCAGCGACAACGCCTCGGCATCGCTCAGGCAGGCCAGCCAGGCGTGCCCGGAAGCGGTGTAGAACAACGGCGCCTCGCGGCCCATGTCGGGGTCGTAGCGCAACCCGGAACGGGCGCCCTGGGACTTGGCGATCCAGGTCTGGCGCTCGTCCTCGATCACCCCGAGGCGCACCAGCTCGCCGGTTTCCTGGGCCAGCCGGTCGAGCACCGGCTGGACGATATCCGCGCCGCTGCTGGACAGGTAGCGAAAGCCCATGGCCACCAGCTTGGTCGACAGGTGATAGCGCAGGCTGTCCGGGTTCTGGCGCACGTAGCCCAGGCGGATCAGCTCCGCCAACAGCCGGTGGGTGGCGCTTTTGGGGATGCCCAGCTGCTCGGCCAGGGTCTGCATCGGCAGGCCGCGGGGGTCGCTGGTAAGACTTTCCAGAACGCTGAAGACGCGCTCGATTTGACTGCCGGCCATGGTCGGGTCCAGACGAAATTTGGCCGATTCTAGTGACAACCGGCGCAATGGGAAACACACCGCGGCCTCGTTCGATAACCGCCCATAAAAACCTCGGCACGGCGCAGATGATCCCGCCCTCGCCTTGCTGCCGACTATTCGACTCCGTATATTTTTTGGAATCAAGTTCCAAAAATAATAATCGTTCGTTTAGCGGAGTTGCTTCTTCCATGCCTGCCACCGCCTCCCTGCACCACCCCGATATCGATTGCGACGTGCTGGTCGTCGGCTCCGGCGCCGCCGGCCTTTCGGCGGCCGTGACCGCGGCCTGGCATGGCCTGAAGGTCATAGTGGTGGAGAAAGACCCGGTGTTCGGCGGTGCCACCGCCTGGTCCGGCGGCTGGGCCTGGGTGCCGTGCAACCCGCTGGCGCGACGGGCCGGCATAGTCGAGGACGTGGAACTGCCGCGCACTTACCTGAAACACGAACTGGGCGAACGCTACCAGCCAGCAATGATCGACGCCTACCTCGAAGCCGGGCCGCGCATGGTGTCGTTCTTCGAGCGCCATACCGCGCTGCAATTCGCCGACGGCAACACCATCGCCGATATCCACGGCGATACGCCGGGCGCCGGCACTGGCGGACGCTCGGTGATCGCCGCGCCCTACGATGGGCGCGAGGTCGGCACGCTGCTCAAGCGCCTGCGCAAGACCATGCGCGAAACCTCGTTCATCGGCATGCCGATCATGGCCGGCGCCGACCTTGCGGCCTTCCTCAACCTGAGCCGTTCGCTGCCGGCGGCCTGGCACGTGAGCAAACGCGTCGCTCGCCACCTGCGCGACCTCGCCACCCATCGCCGCGCCCTGCAACTGGTCAACGGTGTGGCGCTGGTGGCGCGCCTGGCCAAGTCGGCGCAGGACCTTGGCGTACTGCTCTGGGAATCGGCGCCGGTCACCGAGCTGCTGCGCGACGGCGACGCGGTGACCGGAGCGATTGTCAGCAGCGCCACCCGGGGGCCCATTCGTATCCGCGCCCGCAAAGCGGTGGTGCTGGCGGCCGGTGGCTTCGCCAATGACATCGAGCGGCGCAAGGCACTGTTCCCACGCACGCCCACCGGTCACGAGCATCTGGCCCTGCCGCCGCTGGCGGTGTCGGGCGACGGCTTGCGCCTGGGGGAAAGCGTCGGTGCCCGGGTCGATACCGACATGGCGTCCCCCGTGGCCTGGGCCCCGGTTTCCGCGGTGCCCTACCAGGACGGCAGCCGCGGGCATTTCCCGCACATCATCGAGCGCGGCAAGCCGGGGATCATCGGCGTCTTGCGCAACGGCCAACGCTTCGTCAACGAAGCCGACGGTTACTACGACTATGTGCGAGCAATGGTCGCGGCGGCGCCCGAGGGCGAAGAAGTGGCGTCATGGCTGATCTGCAGCCACGGCTTCCAGCGCCGCTATGGCCTGGGCATCTCCCGGCCCTTCCCGGTACCGCTGGCGCCCTTTATCCGCAGTGGCTACCTGAAGCGTGGCGCGAGCATCGAGGAACTGGCCCAGGCCTGCGGCATCGATGCGGACGGCTTGCGCGCCACCCTGGCGGAATACAACCGGCATGCCCGACAAGGCCAGGACCCGCTGTTCGGCCGGGGCTCGACGCCCTACCACCGCAAGCAGGGCGACCCGCGCCAGCAACCCAACCCGTGCGTAGCGCCCATCGAACAGGGGCCGTTCTACGCGGTGAAAGTCCAGCCGGGCTGCTTCGGCACGTTCGCCGGGCTCAAGGTCAACCCCCACGCCCAGGTGCTCGACGGCCAGGGCCAGGCCATCGCCGGCCTGTACGCCGCCGGCAGCGACATGGCCAGTATCATGGGCGGCCACTACCCCGCCGGCGGCATCAATCTCGGCCCGGCGCTGACCTTCGGCTATATCGCCGGGCGGCACATCGCGGGCGCCAGCGATTACGAATAAGCCAGCAATTTCCCTCGAAGAGGACGTGGTTATTGAGATCGCTTGAAGGCCCTGCGGACCTTATCGCAGGCTGCGCCAGCGGCTACAGGAAACACGCAAGTCTTGTAGCCGCTGCCGAGCCCCGCGAGGCTGCGATCGGCTCCGCAGGAGACGCAAACCGGCCACTGCGGCAGACCGGACCGCCCGGGGAGAGCGGTTACGGATGGCCAATCAGAAATCGAAGAACACCGTCTCCTCTTCCCCCTGGATGCGGATATCGAAGCGGTACGCCCGCTGCCCGTCCACGTCACAGGGATGCGTCAGCAGGGTGTCGCGCCGCTGCGGCTGCTCGATCAGGTTCAGCACCGGGCAGGCGGCATTGGCTTCCGGCTCGTCGGCGAAATACAGGCGCGTGTGCAGGTGGATGTTGATCCCCCGGGCGAACAGCGCCACGTTGATGTGCGGCGCCATCGGCACCCCGGCGGCGTTGTTCACCACGCCCGGCTTGACCGTGTGCAGCGTCCACTCGCCGGCATCGAAGGTGGTGGCCGTGCGCCCGAAGCTGTTGAAGGCTTTCTCCGAATCGAACACAGGGTCGTAGACGCCCTCGTGGTTAGCTTGCCAGAACTCGAGGAACGAGTCGCGCACCAGATGGCCGTTGCCGTCGTACACATGGCCGATCAGCAGGATCTTTTCCCCCTGGGCGTCGGGCCCGGCCATCCGGTTCCAGATCTCGTCGCTGCGGGTCGGGTTGCCCGCGGCGGCCAGCGCCAGGCCGATGTGCACATATGGGCCGGCCGTTTGCGAAGGGGTTTCAGGCAGCAATTGGATAGGCATGGCGGGCTCCTCAGCAATTCTCGAAGTGGGTCTTGCGCTGGCCGCGCAACACGATGTCGAAGCGATAGGCCAGGCAGTCCATCGGGTTGGCGCTGCTCATGTCCAGCCGCGCGATCAGGCTCTGCACCGCCTGCGGGTTGGCGATCGACTTGACGATCGGGCACAGCGGGATCAGCGGGTCGCCCTCGAAATACAGCTGGGTGATCAACCGCGTGGCGATCGACGGCCCGCTGATGGAGAAGTGGATATGCGCCGGGCGCCAGTCGTTCGGGCCGTTGCGCCACGGGTAAGGGCCGGGCTTGATGGTGCGGAAGCTGTAGTAGCCGTCACGGTCGGTCAGGGCCCGGCCGACACCGCCGAAGTTCGGGTCCAGGGGCGCCAGGTAGCGGTCGTTCTTGTGCCGGTAGCGACCACCGGCGTTGGCTTGCCACATCTCCACCAGGGTATGGGGAATCGGCTGGCCGTACTGATCGCAAACCCGACCGGCGACGATGATTCGCTCGCCCACCGGCAAGCCGCCGTTATTGAAGTTGAGCAGCAGGTCGTTGTCGAAACGCCCGGTCTTCAGATGGGAGAAATCGGGGCCGCTGGTTTCGCTCAGCGATTGCGGGATGCTCACCAGTGCCTGGCGTGGCGAACGGGCCACGGAGGTCTTGTAGTCGGGGGTCAGGGCCTTGGGATGCCAATTACGGTCACGGATAACGAAACGACTGCTGTCTGCATCGGACATGTCGGTCTCCTGTTGTTTGATTTATGGAGCGCAGCTCGCGCAGTTTCAAACAACGGCAGCCCAACGACTATTGAAAAGCCCCCTCAAGGACATAACCAAACAGTTATGGATAACGCCCCTCGCGATAGGCTTGTCCGACCTCCCGCAGCACCTCCACGCACCATTGCGCCGCCAGCGACAGCGGCAGGCTGGCGTTGCTGGAGATGCCCACCGAGCCGCCCGGCTCACGCTGCCCGAGCTCGATCTCGCGCAGCTCGCCGTTGGCCAGGTCCAGGCGCACCGCATCCAGCGGGGCGATCCACAGCGCATCGCTGGACAGCGCATAACGCCGGCTCAAGGCCACCGAGAGGGTTTCCAGGCGCTGGCGCGACTGGCTGATGCCGCACTGCACGAACAGGCTGTCGGCGAACTTGCGGATGGTGGTGCCGGCCAGCGGCAACACCAGCGGATACTGCTCCAGCGCATGTCGGTCCAGCGGCCCGTGCAGCAACGGATGATCGGGGCGCGCCACCAGGGTCATGGACTCGCTGTACAGATGCTCGAAACTCAGGCCCTGGATCTGCGGGCTGTCCGTCATGCGCCCGACCACCAGGTCGACATCGCCGACCCGCAACTGCGACAGCAGATAGGCGCTGGGGCCGGTGACCACGCTCACCACCAGCGCCGAATGCCGTTCGTGCAGGCGCCGCACCACCTCCGGGAGCAGCAGGCTTTCGGCGGTCGAAAGCACACCCAGGCGCACCACGCCGGCGGCATATTCGCCACCTCGCAGGGTGTTCACCCCCTCGCGCAGGGCCTGCACCGAGGGCCCGGCGTAACGCAGAAAGGCCATGCCGGCCTCGGTCAGGCTGAGCCCGGCCTTGCTCCGGGCGAACAGCCGGGTATCGAGCAGTTCTTCCAGTTCCTTGAGGGTTTTCGACATCGCCGGCTGGCTTACCGCGAGCACATCCGCCGCCCGCGCCAGGCTGCCCTGGCGAGACATTTCAAGAAAACATACGAGGTGACGGAATTTGATGCGGGTATCGATGTTCAAAGGAGGCCCCGGATGTGTCGCGACAGGATCGATGCGGCTGCGGGCAATGGTAGCGTGCATGCAAAAGGCTGACGACCGGACTGGCGTCTGCCCTACTCACCAGCAACACTGATCAGCAAATTAGAACGAGGATTCACCCATGCTTTGGAAGAAAGGACGGCGCAGCGACAACGTGGTGGATGCTCGCGATGACAGTGGCGGCGGTGGAGGCGGCGGTCTGCGCTTTGGCGGTGGCAAGGGCCTGAGCCTGACCGCCATCATCCTGATCGTCGGCATCGGCTGGGTCACCGGCCAGGACCCGTTGCAAATCCTCGGGCAGCTCGCCGGGCAGATGGACCAGTCCTCGGCGCCCGCCCCCACCCAGCAGACCCGCCAGGCGCCGCCGGCCAACGACGAGCAGGCGGAATTCGTGCGCTCCATCCTCGGCGACACCGAAGACACCTGGGGCCAGATCTTCCAACAGGCCGGACGCGCCTATCAGCAACCCAAGCTCATCCTGTTCCGTGGCCGGGTGAACTCCGCCTGCGGCTCGGCGACCTCCGCCACCGGCCCGTTCTATTGCCCGGCCGACCAGC from Pseudomonas chlororaphis subsp. chlororaphis encodes:
- a CDS encoding Gfo/Idh/MocA family protein, with translation MDSPLRIALIGAGNMGQQHYQHLKTLTEARLCAVADPGPQAAGIAAQWQVPYYPDHGLMLEQARPDAVIVANPNNLHVGTALDCLAAGVPVLLEKPVGVHLDEARELVAAVKSSGVPVLVGHHRRHNPLIVRAHALVRGGALGRLTTVTALWQLQKPDSYFEISWRREPGAGMLLTNLIHDLDLLRHLCGEVHQVQAVTSNAVRGFANEDCAAVLLQFANGALGSLTGSDAVAAPWSWELDSGENPVYPRQADQPCYLLAGTAGALSIPQLKRWQYAEAGAGWHQPLLAVEEPFTAAEALRLQLQHFVKVARREVEPLVSVADAARTLALIEAIREAAATGRACAPALIEG
- the pcaQ gene encoding pca operon transcription factor PcaQ produces the protein MNIDTRIKFRHLVCFLEMSRQGSLARAADVLAVSQPAMSKTLKELEELLDTRLFARSKAGLSLTEAGMAFLRYAGPSVQALREGVNTLRGGEYAAGVVRLGVLSTAESLLLPEVVRRLHERHSALVVSVVTGPSAYLLSQLRVGDVDLVVGRMTDSPQIQGLSFEHLYSESMTLVARPDHPLLHGPLDRHALEQYPLVLPLAGTTIRKFADSLFVQCGISQSRQRLETLSVALSRRYALSSDALWIAPLDAVRLDLANGELREIELGQREPGGSVGISSNASLPLSLAAQWCVEVLREVGQAYREGRYP
- the pcaH gene encoding protocatechuate 3,4-dioxygenase subunit beta; the encoded protein is MSDADSSRFVIRDRNWHPKALTPDYKTSVARSPRQALVSIPQSLSETSGPDFSHLKTGRFDNDLLLNFNNGGLPVGERIIVAGRVCDQYGQPIPHTLVEMWQANAGGRYRHKNDRYLAPLDPNFGGVGRALTDRDGYYSFRTIKPGPYPWRNGPNDWRPAHIHFSISGPSIATRLITQLYFEGDPLIPLCPIVKSIANPQAVQSLIARLDMSSANPMDCLAYRFDIVLRGQRKTHFENC
- a CDS encoding IclR family transcriptional regulator — protein: MAGSQIERVFSVLESLTSDPRGLPMQTLAEQLGIPKSATHRLLAELIRLGYVRQNPDSLRYHLSTKLVAMGFRYLSSSGADIVQPVLDRLAQETGELVRLGVIEDERQTWIAKSQGARSGLRYDPDMGREAPLFYTASGHAWLACLSDAEALSLVERQAAEIPADLGPNAPRSNIELLERLRLAREQGYAWVEESSAVGTSAVAAVVRHPVDGRVVGVLSIAGPSARMPLARLHELAPRLLKFTDELSAASQASELFS
- a CDS encoding FAD-dependent oxidoreductase — protein: MPATASLHHPDIDCDVLVVGSGAAGLSAAVTAAWHGLKVIVVEKDPVFGGATAWSGGWAWVPCNPLARRAGIVEDVELPRTYLKHELGERYQPAMIDAYLEAGPRMVSFFERHTALQFADGNTIADIHGDTPGAGTGGRSVIAAPYDGREVGTLLKRLRKTMRETSFIGMPIMAGADLAAFLNLSRSLPAAWHVSKRVARHLRDLATHRRALQLVNGVALVARLAKSAQDLGVLLWESAPVTELLRDGDAVTGAIVSSATRGPIRIRARKAVVLAAGGFANDIERRKALFPRTPTGHEHLALPPLAVSGDGLRLGESVGARVDTDMASPVAWAPVSAVPYQDGSRGHFPHIIERGKPGIIGVLRNGQRFVNEADGYYDYVRAMVAAAPEGEEVASWLICSHGFQRRYGLGISRPFPVPLAPFIRSGYLKRGASIEELAQACGIDADGLRATLAEYNRHARQGQDPLFGRGSTPYHRKQGDPRQQPNPCVAPIEQGPFYAVKVQPGCFGTFAGLKVNPHAQVLDGQGQAIAGLYAAGSDMASIMGGHYPAGGINLGPALTFGYIAGRHIAGASDYE
- the pcaG gene encoding protocatechuate 3,4-dioxygenase subunit alpha, with amino-acid sequence MPIQLLPETPSQTAGPYVHIGLALAAAGNPTRSDEIWNRMAGPDAQGEKILLIGHVYDGNGHLVRDSFLEFWQANHEGVYDPVFDSEKAFNSFGRTATTFDAGEWTLHTVKPGVVNNAAGVPMAPHINVALFARGINIHLHTRLYFADEPEANAACPVLNLIEQPQRRDTLLTHPCDVDGQRAYRFDIRIQGEEETVFFDF